One window of the Pedobacter ginsengisoli genome contains the following:
- a CDS encoding ISL3 family transposase — translation MNIKNILFSTQDKFKVVGVENGFDQLRIYVQSKQKNSVCPNCCMPSRKVHSYYTRTFHDLPAFGKASLLFLRSRRFYCLTDECALGVFSERFSTYFSPYKRRTSRLEKKLLNMALNAGGKPAERLCKQLSISISDTILLRLIHNAAIPEQETLTAIGVDDWAYKNRDRYGSILVDLHTRKIIDLLPDREESTLRKWLKEMPGINIITRDRYGKYQKAATKGAPQTQQVTDSKTITVRDGSSEDKATLEVNNPSTRLKETKFRY, via the coding sequence ATGAACATTAAAAATATACTTTTTTCTACTCAGGATAAGTTTAAGGTAGTCGGAGTAGAAAATGGATTTGATCAATTGCGTATATATGTCCAGAGCAAACAAAAGAATAGTGTGTGTCCAAATTGCTGTATGCCATCACGTAAAGTTCATAGCTATTATACCAGAACTTTTCATGATCTTCCAGCCTTTGGCAAAGCTAGTTTGCTGTTTTTACGATCACGCAGATTTTACTGTTTGACAGATGAGTGTGCTCTTGGCGTATTTTCTGAACGTTTTTCAACATACTTTAGCCCATATAAAAGAAGAACTTCAAGACTGGAAAAAAAGCTATTGAACATGGCACTAAATGCGGGCGGCAAGCCAGCTGAAAGGTTGTGTAAACAACTTTCGATTTCTATTAGTGATACCATCTTGCTAAGGCTAATCCACAATGCAGCAATTCCAGAACAAGAAACTTTAACCGCAATAGGGGTAGATGATTGGGCTTACAAGAACCGCGATAGATATGGAAGTATTCTTGTAGACCTACACACCAGAAAGATCATAGATCTATTGCCTGACCGTGAAGAAAGTACACTAAGGAAATGGCTCAAGGAAATGCCTGGCATCAACATCATCACCAGGGATCGGTACGGGAAATATCAAAAGGCAGCTACTAAAGGGGCTCCTCAGACACAACAGGTTACAGATAGTAAAACTATAACTGTAAGAGACGGAAGTAGCGAAGATAAAGCTACATTGGAAGTAAATAATCCTTCAACGAGACTTAAGGAAACTAAATTTAGATACTAA
- a CDS encoding DUF6443 domain-containing protein → MNNRISALWSLSVIILVQLFGISRLNAQHLTFGTYTGQSEITASGSITFTNGFTVPAGSDFRAYISSSANCVPLASLASANQNYVISNTVKRSGITLTSQVDVVNLTVCELNQSIQYFDGLGRLLQTVTVKGSPSLKDIVQPISYDAFGREATKYLPYADPGTANGSYKTNALTAGAGVLAFYNPAGSSGTQQANGMVRTVYPYSQTVFEASPLNRVLEQGAPGLPWQPAATRTTTGRTVVSDYGSNVGSGAESVKLWVVTSNGASCGTNVYAAGKLYKSITKDENWTTGKIGTVEEYKDFEGRVVLKRIWETESVSLSTYYVYDDLGNLRYVIPPAVTATTFTEADAVFSQYIYGYKYDGRQRLVEKKVPGKGWEYMIYNKLDQVVFSQDAVQRGKANQDWTLTKYDAFGRVIITAIHNYGTTANTSYRVALQGLVDTLAVTKPELWENKIATGIGYTLDRTYPVNGPSGNILSIKYYDDYAAPGVPAAYNQSGNAAYSKKLKGLPTASKVNVLGTAEMLWTVNYYDEEARVIKTYKQHYQSGAANPANYDEISNTYNFAGELLNSIREHRNGSTVTTIASTYEYDHMGRKKLVKERINADPEVVLSRLNYNEVGQLLKKELHSTDNGSTFLQNSTYAYNERGWQKTSTSTQFSTLLKYEDGTTPQYNGNISNQNWGAAASLPNVYTYSYDKLNRLLNGTSTGVVMSEVLTYDVMGNIKTMNRDAGGIGTYNYTGNQLTSITGGTLATGSYAYNANGNATTDGRTGVVLTYNLLNLPSTATKTGLALSYTYDASGNKLRKVNTAVPGTTRHYVDGIEYNGNTIEIIQTEEGLARNNSGTYSYEYNLTDHLGNVRYSFNKHPTLALQRIQADNYYAFGQRKSILAGTNKYLYNGKEIQDELSGQYDYGARFYDPVIGRWTTIDPLVELNQENTSPYIYVLNNPILLTDPDGRFPDGPGDDLWDGIKQGFTGYFGGIKQAVLNPVETVKSQFTTEAITNNLLNTATFGTYGMAKEAITVSSTAAKGDLTALGKAIGSKAAEGLVVGATEGAGRVLGAVTKVASKEGSVFGKSPFIPKDAEGATIKTVKTKAGNTKIDAEGRGVSHTQLREDASGNYAQRTTFDAKGRKRSDTHFTTHGESGKSSPHKHTYYKNGKRSEGL, encoded by the coding sequence ATGAACAATAGAATTTCGGCTCTATGGAGCCTGTCAGTAATAATATTAGTACAGTTATTTGGTATTAGCAGGTTGAACGCCCAGCACCTGACCTTCGGTACCTATACAGGTCAGTCAGAGATTACCGCTAGCGGGAGTATTACTTTTACTAATGGTTTTACCGTTCCAGCAGGGAGTGATTTCCGTGCCTATATCAGTTCCAGTGCCAATTGTGTTCCACTGGCCTCGCTTGCCAGTGCAAACCAGAACTATGTGATCAGCAATACGGTGAAGCGTTCAGGGATTACCCTAACAAGTCAAGTTGATGTAGTTAACCTGACTGTTTGTGAGCTGAACCAGAGCATTCAGTATTTTGATGGGTTGGGCCGTCTTCTACAAACAGTAACGGTAAAAGGAAGCCCCTCGTTAAAAGATATTGTCCAGCCCATAAGCTATGATGCCTTTGGCCGTGAAGCGACCAAATACCTTCCCTATGCAGATCCGGGAACCGCCAATGGCAGTTATAAAACCAATGCCTTAACTGCCGGGGCAGGAGTACTGGCATTCTATAACCCTGCTGGCAGCAGCGGTACCCAGCAGGCCAATGGAATGGTTCGGACAGTTTACCCTTACAGCCAGACGGTATTTGAAGCCAGTCCATTAAACCGGGTACTGGAGCAGGGAGCTCCGGGATTACCCTGGCAACCAGCCGCCACCCGTACAACAACAGGGCGTACGGTGGTCAGTGATTACGGCAGTAATGTGGGCAGCGGGGCGGAATCGGTAAAACTCTGGGTAGTAACCAGCAACGGAGCCAGCTGTGGTACCAATGTGTATGCCGCAGGGAAACTGTATAAGTCGATCACCAAAGATGAGAACTGGACCACAGGGAAGATCGGTACAGTAGAAGAGTACAAAGACTTTGAAGGCCGTGTAGTACTAAAACGGATATGGGAAACAGAATCGGTATCCCTTTCTACTTACTATGTTTACGATGACTTGGGTAATCTGCGGTATGTGATCCCTCCGGCCGTTACAGCTACTACTTTTACAGAGGCCGATGCAGTTTTTAGCCAGTATATCTATGGCTATAAATACGATGGCAGACAGCGTTTGGTAGAGAAGAAAGTTCCTGGCAAGGGCTGGGAATATATGATATACAATAAACTGGACCAGGTTGTGTTTAGTCAGGATGCAGTTCAGCGGGGCAAAGCCAACCAGGACTGGACCCTGACTAAATATGATGCTTTTGGCCGGGTAATTATTACCGCTATCCATAATTATGGCACTACAGCCAATACCTCTTATAGGGTAGCACTTCAGGGGCTGGTAGATACGCTGGCTGTTACCAAGCCTGAGCTGTGGGAAAACAAGATTGCCACAGGGATTGGCTATACCCTGGACCGAACTTATCCGGTTAACGGACCAAGCGGCAATATATTGAGCATTAAGTATTATGACGATTATGCAGCACCGGGTGTGCCAGCAGCTTATAACCAGAGTGGTAATGCAGCCTACAGTAAAAAGCTCAAAGGCTTGCCTACAGCAAGCAAAGTGAACGTGCTGGGTACTGCGGAGATGTTGTGGACAGTAAATTATTATGATGAAGAAGCAAGAGTCATAAAAACATATAAACAGCACTACCAGAGCGGGGCAGCAAACCCTGCCAACTATGACGAGATCAGCAACACCTACAACTTTGCAGGGGAGTTGCTGAACAGCATAAGAGAGCACCGCAATGGGTCAACTGTTACCACCATTGCCAGTACCTATGAATATGATCACATGGGCAGAAAGAAACTGGTAAAGGAGAGGATCAATGCAGACCCTGAGGTGGTATTGAGCAGGCTGAACTACAATGAGGTTGGTCAGCTGCTGAAGAAAGAGCTTCACAGTACTGACAACGGGTCTACCTTCCTACAGAACAGCACCTATGCTTATAATGAACGGGGCTGGCAAAAAACGAGTACATCAACTCAGTTCAGCACCCTGCTGAAATATGAAGATGGGACTACCCCTCAGTACAATGGTAATATCTCCAACCAGAACTGGGGAGCAGCGGCAAGCCTTCCGAATGTATACACCTACAGTTATGATAAGCTAAACCGGCTGTTGAACGGCACCAGTACAGGAGTGGTGATGAGTGAAGTGCTGACCTATGATGTGATGGGTAACATCAAGACGATGAACCGGGATGCAGGAGGTATTGGGACTTATAATTATACCGGCAACCAGCTTACTAGCATTACAGGAGGGACATTAGCAACAGGGAGTTATGCATACAATGCGAATGGGAATGCGACTACAGACGGGAGGACAGGGGTAGTACTGACGTATAATCTGCTTAATTTGCCTTCTACGGCTACCAAGACGGGATTGGCATTGAGTTATACCTATGATGCTTCAGGTAACAAACTAAGAAAAGTAAATACCGCGGTCCCTGGGACCACCAGACATTATGTAGACGGGATAGAGTACAATGGTAATACCATTGAGATCATCCAGACAGAGGAAGGACTTGCAAGGAACAATTCCGGAACATACAGTTATGAATATAACCTGACTGATCATTTAGGTAATGTGAGGTATAGTTTCAATAAGCATCCCACATTGGCACTACAGCGGATACAGGCAGATAATTATTATGCTTTTGGGCAAAGAAAGAGTATTTTAGCTGGAACAAATAAGTATCTTTATAATGGAAAGGAGATACAGGATGAGTTAAGTGGACAGTATGATTACGGGGCAAGATTCTATGATCCGGTGATTGGGAGGTGGACGACTATAGATCCTCTGGTTGAACTCAATCAGGAAAACACCTCGCCATACATTTATGTGCTTAATAACCCAATCTTATTAACTGATCCAGATGGAAGATTTCCAGATGGACCTGGGGATGACTTATGGGATGGGATAAAGCAAGGTTTTACTGGATATTTTGGAGGAATAAAACAGGCAGTATTAAATCCAGTTGAAACAGTTAAAAGCCAGTTTACTACTGAAGCAATAACGAACAATTTGTTAAATACTGCTACTTTTGGCACCTATGGTATGGCAAAAGAAGCGATCACAGTATCTTCGACCGCAGCAAAGGGAGATTTGACAGCTTTGGGGAAGGCTATAGGTAGTAAAGCCGCTGAGGGGCTTGTTGTTGGTGCAACAGAAGGGGCTGGAAGGGTTCTAGGTGCAGTAACAAAGGTTGCATCTAAAGAAGGTTCAGTTTTTGGGAAAAGTCCTTTTATTCCGAAAGATGCAGAGGGTGCAACAATCAAAACGGTTAAGACAAAGGCTGGGAATACAAAAATCGATGCAGAGGGTAGAGGTGTTTCACACACTCAATTAAGAGAAGATGCTTCAGGCAATTATGCTCAACGTACGACTTTTGATGCAAAAGGAAGAAAAAGAAGCGATACGCACTTTACAACTCATGGAGAAAGTGGAAAATCGTCACCCCATAAACATACATATTATAAAAATGGAAAACGCAGTGAAGGCCTCTAA